The Equus quagga isolate Etosha38 chromosome 2, UCLA_HA_Equagga_1.0, whole genome shotgun sequence genome has a window encoding:
- the AEN gene encoding apoptosis-enhancing nuclease isoform X2, with protein MVTRQAPEPAQCLCPSLASPTVKDVLRRKHKRKSRQHQRFMARKALLQEQGLLSTPPEPGSSPTPVPADTPLGTEAASRENQRPRTESGGVPCSRKPAPWESAGPLPSKCVAIDCEMVGTGPHGRVSELARCSVVSYHGDVLYDKYVRPEMPIVDYRTRWSGITRQHMRKAIPFQVAQKEILKLLKGKVVVGHALHNDFQALKYVHPRSQTRDTTYVPNLLNQPGLHTRTRVSLKDLALQLLHKKIQVLESLIKRRSPASTSSSGCFLHPSSQCIAELEPWVRRKPLLLPLDFTFTVPSAHQAFEGRDFYHVSCLRRWAWRS; from the exons ATGGTGACCCGGCAAGCCCCTGAGCCTGCCCAGTGTCTGtgcccctccctggccagccCGACTGTCAAGGATGTGCTTCGGAGAAAGCACAAGAGGAAGAGCCGACAGCACCAGCGCTTCATGGCCCGGAAGGCCTTGCTGCAGGAGCAGGGGCTGCTGAGCACGCCCCCAGAGCCAGGATCCTCCCCAACGCCCGTGCCGGCGGACACACCCCTGGGCACTGAAGCTGCCAGTAGGGAGAACCAGCGCCCAAGGACCGAATCTGGAGGGGTCCCATGCAGCAGAAAGCCCGCCCCCTGGGAATCTGCTGGGCCCTTGCCCAGCAAGTGTGTGGCTATAGACTGTGAGATGGTGGGCACAGGACCCCACGGGCGGGTGAGTGAGCTGGCCCGCTGCTCCGTGGTGAGTTACCACGGTGACGTCCTCTACGACAAATACGTCCGGCCTGAGATGCCCATCGTGGACTACCGCACTCGCTGGAGCGGTATCACTCGGCAGCACATGCGGAAGGCCATCCCCTTCCAGGTGGCCCAGAAAgag aTCCTCAAGCTCCTGAAGGGCAAGGTGGTGGTGGGGCACGCGCTGCACAATGACTTCCAGGCCCTCAAGTATGTTCACCCTCGGAGCCAGACCCGGGATACTACTTATGTCCCCAACCTCCTCAACCAGCCCGGCCTCCACACCCGGACCCGGGTCTCTCTTAAGGACCTGGCCCTGCAGCTGTTGCACAAGAAGATCCAG GTCCTGGAGTCCTTGATAAAGCGCAGGTCGCCCGCATCTACAAGCAGCTCTGGATgttttctccatccttcctcccagTGCATT GCAGAGCTGGAGCCTTGGGTCCGGCGGAAGCCTCTCTTGCTCCCACTGGACTTCACATTCACTGTTCcgtctgctcatcaagcctttgaaggcagagatttttaCCATGTTTCCTGTTTGAGAAGATGGGCTTGGCGAAGCTAG
- the AEN gene encoding apoptosis-enhancing nuclease isoform X3, producing the protein MVTRQAPEPAQCLCPSLASPTVKDVLRRKHKRKSRQHQRFMARKALLQEQGLLSTPPEPGSSPTPVPADTPLGTEAASRENQRPRTESGGVPCSRKPAPWESAGPLPSKCVAIDCEMVGTGPHGRVSELARCSVVSYHGDVLYDKYVRPEMPIVDYRTRWSGITRQHMRKAIPFQVAQKEILKLLKGKVVVGHALHNDFQALKYVHPRSQTRDTTYVPNLLNQPGLHTRTRVSLKDLALQLLHKKIQAELEPWVRRKPLLLPLDFTFTVPSAHQAFEGRDFYHVSCLRRWAWRS; encoded by the exons ATGGTGACCCGGCAAGCCCCTGAGCCTGCCCAGTGTCTGtgcccctccctggccagccCGACTGTCAAGGATGTGCTTCGGAGAAAGCACAAGAGGAAGAGCCGACAGCACCAGCGCTTCATGGCCCGGAAGGCCTTGCTGCAGGAGCAGGGGCTGCTGAGCACGCCCCCAGAGCCAGGATCCTCCCCAACGCCCGTGCCGGCGGACACACCCCTGGGCACTGAAGCTGCCAGTAGGGAGAACCAGCGCCCAAGGACCGAATCTGGAGGGGTCCCATGCAGCAGAAAGCCCGCCCCCTGGGAATCTGCTGGGCCCTTGCCCAGCAAGTGTGTGGCTATAGACTGTGAGATGGTGGGCACAGGACCCCACGGGCGGGTGAGTGAGCTGGCCCGCTGCTCCGTGGTGAGTTACCACGGTGACGTCCTCTACGACAAATACGTCCGGCCTGAGATGCCCATCGTGGACTACCGCACTCGCTGGAGCGGTATCACTCGGCAGCACATGCGGAAGGCCATCCCCTTCCAGGTGGCCCAGAAAgag aTCCTCAAGCTCCTGAAGGGCAAGGTGGTGGTGGGGCACGCGCTGCACAATGACTTCCAGGCCCTCAAGTATGTTCACCCTCGGAGCCAGACCCGGGATACTACTTATGTCCCCAACCTCCTCAACCAGCCCGGCCTCCACACCCGGACCCGGGTCTCTCTTAAGGACCTGGCCCTGCAGCTGTTGCACAAGAAGATCCAG GCAGAGCTGGAGCCTTGGGTCCGGCGGAAGCCTCTCTTGCTCCCACTGGACTTCACATTCACTGTTCcgtctgctcatcaagcctttgaaggcagagatttttaCCATGTTTCCTGTTTGAGAAGATGGGCTTGGCGAAGCTAG
- the AEN gene encoding apoptosis-enhancing nuclease isoform X1 has translation MVTRQAPEPAQCLCPSLASPTVKDVLRRKHKRKSRQHQRFMARKALLQEQGLLSTPPEPGSSPTPVPADTPLGTEAASRENQRPRTESGGVPCSRKPAPWESAGPLPSKCVAIDCEMVGTGPHGRVSELARCSVVSYHGDVLYDKYVRPEMPIVDYRTRWSGITRQHMRKAIPFQVAQKEILKLLKGKVVVGHALHNDFQALKYVHPRSQTRDTTYVPNLLNQPGLHTRTRVSLKDLALQLLHKKIQVGQYGHSSVEDAVTAMELYQLVQVQWEQQEASRLCTHPEDREPDSSTDTEQYMEDQYWPEDLATSGGSGEAQDRRE, from the exons ATGGTGACCCGGCAAGCCCCTGAGCCTGCCCAGTGTCTGtgcccctccctggccagccCGACTGTCAAGGATGTGCTTCGGAGAAAGCACAAGAGGAAGAGCCGACAGCACCAGCGCTTCATGGCCCGGAAGGCCTTGCTGCAGGAGCAGGGGCTGCTGAGCACGCCCCCAGAGCCAGGATCCTCCCCAACGCCCGTGCCGGCGGACACACCCCTGGGCACTGAAGCTGCCAGTAGGGAGAACCAGCGCCCAAGGACCGAATCTGGAGGGGTCCCATGCAGCAGAAAGCCCGCCCCCTGGGAATCTGCTGGGCCCTTGCCCAGCAAGTGTGTGGCTATAGACTGTGAGATGGTGGGCACAGGACCCCACGGGCGGGTGAGTGAGCTGGCCCGCTGCTCCGTGGTGAGTTACCACGGTGACGTCCTCTACGACAAATACGTCCGGCCTGAGATGCCCATCGTGGACTACCGCACTCGCTGGAGCGGTATCACTCGGCAGCACATGCGGAAGGCCATCCCCTTCCAGGTGGCCCAGAAAgag aTCCTCAAGCTCCTGAAGGGCAAGGTGGTGGTGGGGCACGCGCTGCACAATGACTTCCAGGCCCTCAAGTATGTTCACCCTCGGAGCCAGACCCGGGATACTACTTATGTCCCCAACCTCCTCAACCAGCCCGGCCTCCACACCCGGACCCGGGTCTCTCTTAAGGACCTGGCCCTGCAGCTGTTGCACAAGAAGATCCAG GTGGGCCAGTACGGGCACTCGTCGGTGGAAGATGCCGTGACGGCCATGGAGCTCTACCAGCTGGTGCAGGTGCAGTGGGAGCAGCAGGAGGCCAGCCGCCTCTGCACCCACCCGGAGGACAGGGAGCCCGACAGCAGCACGGACACAGAGCAGTATATGGAGGACCAGTACTGGCCAGAGGACCTGGCCACCAGCGGAGGAAGTGGGGAGGCCCAGGACAGAAGAGAATGA